The following coding sequences are from one Anguilla anguilla isolate fAngAng1 chromosome 12, fAngAng1.pri, whole genome shotgun sequence window:
- the LOC118209792 gene encoding G protein-activated inward rectifier potassium channel 2-like, with amino-acid sequence MEQDVESSVTIRRPKLPKQAREDLPKQLVDNKQPKRKTQRYVRKDGKCNVHHGNVRETYRYFTDIFTTLVDLKWRFNLFIFVLVYTVTWLFFGFMWWFIAYARGDLEHIGDSKWTPCVNNLNDFVTAFLFSIETETTIGYGYRVITDKCPEGILLLLVQSVLGSIVNAFMVGCMFVKISQPKKRAETLVFSTSAVVSMRDGRLCLMFRVGDLRNSHIVEASIRAKLIKSKQTKEGEFIPLNQTDINVGYDTGDDRLFLVSPLIICHEIDQHSPFWEVSKATLEKEELEIVVILEGMVEATGMTCQARSSYVTSEIKWGYRFTPVLTLEDGFYEVDYNSFHDVYETNTPACSARELAEMTARARLPLSWSLASKLNQHAAFDTAKPQPETAVRGSHGNEDKTERNGDISNVESKL; translated from the exons ATGGAGCAGGATGTGGAGAGCTCAGTTACCATCAGGCGGCCTAAGCTGCCCAAACAAGCCCGGGAAGATCTGCCCAAGCAGCTGGTGGACAATAAACAGCCCAAGAGGAAGACCCAGAGGTACGTGCGCAAGGACGGGAAATGCAACGTGCACCACGGCAACGTGCGGGAGACCTACAGATACTTCACAGATATCTTCACCACGCTGGTGGACCTCAAGTGGAGGTTCAACCTCTTCATCTTCGTGCTGGTTTACACGGTCACGTGGCTGTTCTTTGGGTTCATGTGGTGGTTCATAGCCTACGCCCGGGGTGACCTGGAGCACATAGGAGACAGCAAGTGGACTCCTTGTGTGAACAACCTCAACGACTTTGTCACGGCATTCCTGTTCTCTATAGAAACAGAGACTACCATCGGGTATGGCTACAGGGTGATTACAGACAAGTGCCCGGAAGGCATCTTGTTGCTCCTGGTGCAGTCGGTGCTGGGTTCCATCGTAAACGCCTTCATGGTGGGCTGCATGTTTGTGAAGATCTCGCAACCCAAGAAGCGGGCAGAGACCCTGGTCTTCTCCACCAGCGCGGTCGTCTCCATGCGAGACGGCCGACTGTGCCTGATGTTCAGGGTGGGGGACCTGCGGAACTCACACATCGTGGAGGCCTCCATCCGGGCCAAGCTGATCAAGTCCAAGCAGACCAAGGAAGGGGAGTTCATTCCCCTGAATCAGACGGACATTAACGTGGGCTATGACACCGGTGACGACCGCCTTTTCCTGGTGTCCCCGCTCATTATCTGCCATGAAATCGACCAGCACAGCCCATTCTGGGAGGTCTCCAAGGCCACCctggagaaggaggagctggagattGTGGTCATTCTGGAAGGCATGGTGGAGGCTACAG GCATGACCTGCCAGGCCCGGAGCTCCTACGTGACGAGCGAGATCAAGTGGGGCTACCGCTTCACGCCGGTGCTGACCCTGGAGGACGGCTTCTACGAGGTGGACTACAACAGCTTCCACGATGTGTACGAGACCAACACCCCGGCCTGCAGCGCCCGGGAGCTGGCCGAAATGACCGCGCGCGCCCGGCTGCCCCTCTCCTGGTCCCTGGCCAGCAAGCTGAACCAGCACGCCGCGTTCGACACGGCCAAACCGCAGCCGGAGACCGCCGTCCGGGGCTCCCACGGTAACGAGGACAAGACGGAGAGGAACGGTGACATCAGCAACGTGGAGTCCAAACTGTAA